A genomic segment from uncultured Marinifilum sp. encodes:
- a CDS encoding arylsulfatase produces the protein MLKRNLIGCLLIALVLLLNACATKTEKNAKPNIIVIYLDDLGYGDLSAYGATELSTPNMDMLANGGVKFTNAYSTSATCTPSRYGMLTGVYPWRNPKAKILPGSAPLIISPEQETLPKMLKRAGYQTAIVGKWHLGLGAGNVDWNDHITPGPNEVGFDDAYILAATQDRVPTVYIKNGYVDGLDKKDPISVSYKKNFEGEPTGVDNPELLTMKWHHGHNNSIVNGIPRIGYMKGGEAAKWTDTDMADHFLVKAKDYVRNHKNKPFFLYYALQQPHVPRTPHPRFVGKSGMGPRGDVILEADWCIGEFMKTLEEEGILENTLIVFSSDNGPVLQDGYYDDAIEKLGKHTPAGVLRGGKYSLFDAGNRVPFMVYWKGTVKPAVSDALLCQVDLLASFANLLNEDADLNDSENMLPVLLGKSTKGRKNIVLEANSKTSYRAGDWVMIPPYKGKPLSWHSFIETGITEEFQLYNLKEDAGQKVNLAESNPEKLQEMLEEFEAIRGKNYSNIKK, from the coding sequence ATGCTAAAGAGAAATTTAATAGGCTGCTTATTAATAGCGCTTGTATTGTTGCTAAATGCATGTGCAACAAAGACAGAGAAAAATGCTAAACCAAATATTATTGTTATTTATTTGGATGATTTAGGTTATGGAGATTTAAGTGCTTACGGTGCAACTGAATTAAGTACGCCAAACATGGACATGTTGGCAAATGGAGGTGTGAAATTTACAAATGCTTATTCTACATCAGCAACCTGTACACCTAGTCGTTATGGTATGTTAACGGGAGTATATCCTTGGAGAAACCCAAAAGCTAAAATTCTTCCAGGTTCGGCACCTTTAATTATCTCACCAGAGCAGGAAACATTACCTAAAATGTTGAAACGTGCTGGATACCAAACTGCAATTGTAGGAAAATGGCATTTGGGTTTGGGTGCTGGCAATGTTGATTGGAACGATCATATTACACCTGGACCAAACGAAGTAGGATTCGATGATGCTTATATTTTAGCTGCTACACAAGATCGTGTGCCAACAGTATACATTAAAAATGGTTATGTTGATGGTCTTGACAAAAAAGATCCAATCTCTGTTAGTTATAAGAAAAATTTTGAAGGAGAACCTACTGGAGTTGATAATCCTGAATTATTGACAATGAAATGGCATCATGGTCATAACAATAGTATTGTGAATGGAATTCCTCGCATTGGCTACATGAAAGGTGGAGAAGCTGCAAAATGGACAGATACAGATATGGCTGATCATTTTTTAGTGAAAGCTAAAGATTATGTAAGAAACCATAAGAATAAGCCTTTTTTCTTGTATTACGCTCTTCAGCAACCTCATGTACCTCGCACTCCACATCCTCGTTTCGTAGGAAAATCAGGAATGGGGCCTCGTGGCGATGTAATTTTAGAAGCTGATTGGTGTATTGGCGAGTTTATGAAAACTTTAGAGGAAGAAGGAATTTTAGAAAATACATTAATTGTATTTTCCAGTGATAATGGACCTGTTTTGCAAGATGGATATTATGATGATGCTATTGAGAAATTGGGTAAGCACACACCTGCAGGCGTATTGCGTGGTGGAAAATACAGTTTGTTCGATGCAGGAAACCGTGTTCCATTCATGGTTTACTGGAAAGGAACAGTAAAACCAGCAGTATCCGATGCTTTGCTTTGTCAGGTTGATCTTTTGGCATCTTTTGCCAATTTGCTTAACGAAGATGCAGACTTAAATGATAGTGAGAACATGTTGCCTGTTTTATTGGGAAAAAGTACAAAAGGACGTAAAAATATTGTTCTCGAAGCAAATTCTAAAACCTCATATCGTGCTGGCGATTGGGTGATGATTCCTCCTTATAAAGGGAAACCTCTTAGTTGGCACTCTTTTATAGAAACAGGAATTACCGAAGAATTTCAATTGTATAATTTGAAAGAGGACGCTGGTCAAAAAGTAAATTTGGCAGAATCAAATCCAGAAAAATTACAAGAAATGCTAGAGGAGTTTGAGGCTATTCGTGGCAAGAATTACTCTAATATTAAGAAGTAA
- a CDS encoding DUF4038 domain-containing protein: MKKLVSVSILFCLLVQISIAQIKTLQSPKASKTIQSAQWEVNDLVYSVKKKIDAPFNKKAFAIVSSEKGTQKIPLFYNGDNKWVFRYSSASVGKKSFLIQSEIKALNGKKGNFLITENTKQDRHGGIVLQKDNPQHLFYEDGSHYFNLAFECDWLFALDYGQKEISKTKHLLSLVNEYKFNQIVMNVYSYDVSWPKDKSLEQYAEHEYGSREDIFPFLGSNTNPDFSSLNINFFKHFDKVISEMHDKEIVSHLMIYVWNKLVNWPDMESEADNMYYDYVVKRYQAFPNIIWDVSKEALHYTRATKEYISERIERTRQLDSYNRLVSVHDYGFCRNHKDQVDFISMQNWQHTLYQNMLNARKDFPNKPIFNIEHGGYEESPYVVFPGAYDDAEACLRRNYMCIFAGGYSTYYWQGASWNAVIHNPFEQPENFKKPHFEYFKYMRSLFDTVHFENCKPLSRYNTAGYNLTNEKDGIVLLYAPKENNWVGANKVISDKFNYKNATKQWFNTLTGEFSKEVKYVKKPLEFWDWRPWKAEADAILIIRGLEKKVN, encoded by the coding sequence ATGAAAAAGTTAGTAAGTGTTTCCATTTTGTTTTGTTTGTTAGTCCAAATTAGCATTGCCCAAATTAAAACATTGCAATCGCCAAAAGCCAGCAAAACAATTCAATCTGCACAGTGGGAAGTCAATGATTTGGTGTATTCTGTAAAAAAGAAAATTGATGCGCCTTTTAATAAAAAAGCATTCGCAATTGTGAGTAGCGAAAAAGGAACACAAAAAATTCCTTTGTTCTATAATGGAGATAATAAATGGGTATTTCGATATTCAAGTGCCTCTGTTGGTAAGAAATCTTTTCTTATTCAATCGGAAATTAAGGCTTTAAATGGTAAAAAAGGAAATTTCCTGATTACAGAAAATACAAAGCAAGATCGTCATGGCGGAATTGTTTTACAGAAGGATAATCCTCAGCATTTGTTTTACGAAGACGGATCGCATTATTTTAATTTAGCTTTTGAATGCGACTGGCTATTTGCTTTGGATTACGGACAAAAAGAGATTTCTAAAACTAAGCATCTATTATCGCTTGTTAATGAATATAAATTCAATCAGATTGTAATGAATGTATATTCTTATGATGTTTCGTGGCCAAAAGATAAAAGCTTGGAGCAATATGCAGAACATGAATATGGTAGTCGTGAAGATATTTTTCCATTCTTGGGATCTAATACAAATCCCGATTTTTCTTCTCTAAATATTAATTTCTTTAAGCATTTCGATAAAGTAATTTCTGAAATGCACGACAAAGAAATTGTAAGCCATTTAATGATTTACGTGTGGAACAAGCTGGTGAATTGGCCAGATATGGAATCGGAAGCGGATAATATGTACTACGATTATGTAGTTAAAAGGTATCAGGCATTTCCGAATATAATTTGGGATGTATCAAAAGAGGCACTGCATTATACAAGAGCTACTAAAGAATATATTTCAGAGCGTATCGAGCGTACTCGTCAATTGGATTCTTACAATCGATTGGTATCTGTGCACGATTACGGTTTTTGCAGAAATCATAAAGATCAGGTAGATTTTATCTCTATGCAAAACTGGCAACATACTTTGTACCAAAATATGCTAAATGCACGAAAAGATTTTCCGAATAAACCAATCTTTAATATTGAGCATGGAGGATACGAAGAATCTCCCTATGTGGTGTTCCCAGGAGCCTACGATGATGCAGAAGCTTGTTTGAGAAGAAATTACATGTGTATTTTTGCAGGAGGATATTCTACTTACTATTGGCAAGGAGCATCGTGGAACGCAGTAATTCACAATCCATTTGAACAGCCAGAAAATTTTAAGAAACCTCATTTTGAGTATTTTAAATACATGAGATCTTTGTTTGATACCGTTCATTTTGAAAATTGCAAACCTCTTAGCAGATATAATACTGCAGGATATAATCTAACAAACGAAAAGGATGGAATTGTTTTACTGTATGCGCCCAAAGAAAACAATTGGGTTGGTGCAAATAAAGTTATTTCAGATAAATTCAATTATAAAAATGCTACAAAGCAATGGTTTAATACTCTTACCGGAGAATTTTCGAAAGAAGTAAAATATGTGAAAAAACCGCTTGAATTTTGGGATTGGAGACCTTGGAAAGCAGAAGCGGATGCTATTTTGATTATTAGGGGGCTAGAAAAGAAAGTGAATTAA
- a CDS encoding sodium:solute symporter family protein, which yields MSAIDITVILVFTLLVFISGISFSRSGKNMKSFFAAGGALPWWMSGLSLFMSFFSAGTFVVWGSIAYQSGWVAIAIQWTMCIAGIIIGFVIAPKWQKTGALTAAEFITDRLGYKTQKVYTYLFLFISVFTTGAFLYPVAKIVEVSTGIPITASIVFLGILILIYTAVGGLWAVIVTDVLQFVVLTAAVLIVVPLAFDKLGGVGNFINNAPDNFFNFVNAEYSPSFLVAFGLYNLFFIAGNWAYVQRYTSVATPKDAKKVGWLFGALYTISPLIWMLPPMIYRILNPNLTGLADEGAYLLMCKEVLPVGMLGLMLGGMIFATSSSVNTTLNISAGVLANDVYKHFKPKTSDNELVKVGKLATVILGIITIIVALLVPNLGGIVEVVMSLAALTGGAMFLPPLWSLFSKNQTGKSALVVTITSLLINAFFKFLAPSLIDIQLSRTMEMVLGVGFPVVLLIGYEILFYLKKTERKQYNQYLNIIASKDMEIEEESNGNKKGGRVIGIGVAATGGLILALSLIAETGAVLVGGMGGLVLFLGTVIIYKNR from the coding sequence ATGAGCGCAATAGATATTACCGTAATTCTTGTTTTTACCCTTCTGGTTTTTATTAGTGGAATAAGTTTTTCTCGTTCGGGGAAAAATATGAAATCCTTTTTTGCAGCAGGAGGTGCTTTACCATGGTGGATGAGTGGATTATCTCTTTTTATGAGTTTTTTCTCGGCTGGAACATTTGTTGTTTGGGGCTCCATTGCTTACCAAAGTGGTTGGGTGGCCATTGCTATTCAGTGGACCATGTGTATTGCCGGAATTATCATTGGATTTGTAATTGCACCAAAATGGCAAAAAACTGGAGCCTTAACTGCTGCTGAATTTATAACAGATCGCTTGGGGTATAAAACTCAAAAAGTTTATACCTATCTATTTTTGTTTATTTCGGTTTTTACAACGGGCGCTTTTCTTTATCCTGTTGCCAAAATTGTTGAAGTTTCAACTGGTATTCCGATTACAGCAAGTATTGTATTTTTAGGTATTCTGATATTAATTTATACAGCCGTAGGTGGTTTATGGGCTGTAATTGTAACCGATGTACTTCAGTTTGTTGTTTTAACAGCTGCTGTTTTAATAGTTGTACCTCTGGCTTTCGATAAGCTTGGTGGAGTTGGTAACTTTATAAATAATGCGCCAGATAACTTTTTTAATTTTGTAAATGCAGAATATTCACCATCATTTTTGGTTGCATTTGGCTTGTACAATCTATTTTTTATTGCTGGTAATTGGGCTTATGTACAGCGTTATACAAGTGTTGCCACTCCTAAAGATGCAAAAAAAGTTGGTTGGCTTTTTGGTGCTTTGTATACCATAAGTCCATTAATTTGGATGCTTCCCCCTATGATATATCGCATACTTAATCCTAATTTAACAGGTTTAGCTGATGAAGGGGCTTACTTATTAATGTGTAAAGAAGTGTTGCCGGTTGGTATGTTGGGCTTAATGCTTGGTGGGATGATATTCGCTACTTCAAGTTCAGTGAACACGACTTTGAATATCTCAGCAGGAGTTTTGGCCAATGATGTATACAAGCATTTTAAGCCCAAAACAAGCGATAATGAATTGGTGAAAGTAGGAAAATTGGCTACTGTTATTCTCGGAATAATTACAATAATTGTAGCATTACTAGTTCCAAATTTAGGTGGAATTGTTGAAGTTGTTATGAGTTTGGCAGCCTTAACTGGTGGTGCTATGTTTTTACCTCCACTTTGGTCGCTGTTTTCTAAAAATCAGACCGGAAAATCGGCTTTAGTAGTAACAATTACTTCATTACTTATTAATGCTTTTTTCAAATTTTTAGCACCGTCACTTATAGATATTCAACTAAGTCGTACCATGGAAATGGTTTTAGGAGTAGGTTTTCCTGTTGTTTTACTAATTGGGTATGAAATTTTATTCTACCTAAAAAAAACAGAGCGAAAGCAGTACAATCAATATCTAAATATTATTGCCAGTAAAGATATGGAAATTGAAGAAGAATCTAATGGAAATAAAAAAGGTGGACGTGTGATAGGAATTGGAGTTGCTGCTACAGGTGGATTAATTCTTGCGCTTTCACTTATAGCCGAAACAGGAGCCGTTTTAGTTGGTGGAATGGGAGGACTTGTTCTTTTTCTTGGTACTGTAATTATATACAAGAATAGATAA
- a CDS encoding LacI family DNA-binding transcriptional regulator: protein MKHVTIKDVAKKLNCAVSTISRAFNDKYDIKPETRDLILKTAEEMGYRPNPIARKLIKQRSFNIGIVIPEFVNSFFPEVIIGAQEVLHKKGYQVLIMQSNESQELERKNLETLVDNMVDGMLISLTSEITDKSFLLKLIEKGLPIVCFNRTVEGLNTSKVLFDDYKWAFFATEHLILQGYQEIVHLTGPKDLLLTKERTRGFEDAHRKYKMEPGKKINCGFTMPDGEKQAQKMIDARELPRAIFATSDPCAIGFMKILKKNGIKIPEDVAVVGFSESSLAENVCPALTSVKQPTYEMGKAAAELLVEQIQNTGIFVPQTIVLNGNLNIRESSVNVQGKA, encoded by the coding sequence ATGAAACATGTTACGATTAAAGATGTTGCTAAAAAATTGAATTGTGCAGTTTCCACAATTTCAAGGGCCTTTAACGACAAATATGATATCAAACCCGAAACCAGAGATTTAATTCTGAAAACTGCAGAAGAGATGGGTTACAGACCAAATCCAATTGCCAGAAAACTGATTAAACAAAGATCCTTTAACATCGGAATTGTTATTCCTGAATTTGTAAATAGTTTCTTTCCTGAGGTAATTATTGGAGCACAGGAGGTCCTACACAAAAAAGGATATCAGGTTTTAATTATGCAGTCGAATGAATCGCAAGAGTTAGAACGCAAGAACCTGGAAACTTTAGTAGATAACATGGTAGATGGAATGCTGATTTCTTTAACATCAGAGATTACAGATAAAAGTTTCCTTTTAAAATTAATTGAAAAAGGCTTACCAATTGTATGTTTTAATCGAACTGTAGAAGGATTAAACACATCTAAAGTTCTTTTTGACGATTACAAATGGGCTTTTTTTGCAACAGAACATCTAATTCTGCAAGGCTATCAGGAAATTGTTCATTTAACGGGACCAAAAGATCTTCTCTTAACAAAAGAGCGTACAAGAGGTTTTGAGGATGCACATAGGAAATATAAAATGGAACCAGGGAAGAAAATAAATTGTGGATTCACCATGCCAGATGGCGAAAAGCAAGCTCAAAAAATGATTGATGCTAGAGAATTACCGCGAGCGATATTTGCAACCAGTGATCCATGTGCTATTGGTTTTATGAAAATTCTTAAGAAAAATGGAATCAAAATTCCTGAAGATGTTGCTGTGGTTGGATTCTCAGAATCTAGTTTAGCAGAGAATGTTTGCCCAGCTTTAACATCTGTAAAACAACCTACTTATGAAATGGGTAAAGCTGCTGCTGAACTTCTTGTAGAACAAATCCAAAATACAGGAATATTTGTACCCCAAACCATTGTTTTAAACGGTAACCTTAACATTAGAGAATCATCAGTTAACGTGCAAGGCAAAGCATAA
- a CDS encoding sulfatase-like hydrolase/transferase yields the protein MKNIIFVGILVNFILLFTPDLSAQKTNIIMLLADDAGYHDFGFQGSKTMQTPNLDQLASEGVVFNQAYTTAAVCGPSRAGLLTGMYQQRYGIEENNVPGYMSESSKLLADEMGLPLHIKTVADYLHPLGYKSLVLGKWHLGGADKYHPLHRGFDEFYGFRGGARPFYALSQKEAINKPEDRLERGFRNFKEPENYLTDAIADEACDFIDRNQKKPFFVYVSFNAVHSPLQAEKADLEKVKGLTGKRKTLAAMTIALDRACGKILKKVKELGLEENTLIVFTNDNGGPDGTLTCNYPLSGCKSNHLEGGIRVPCIMKLPKVIEAGSQYSKAVSMLDMLPTFVNAAGGNASKIKGLDGVDLLPYLTHKTKSAPHEMLYWKKENRGTILKGDWKMLRFPDRPAELYNLAKDISENNNLAYKYPEKVRELFKDLWKWEAQLERPLWQLKRIYEVNAMKRIDEKRTPVLDK from the coding sequence ATGAAAAATATAATTTTCGTTGGAATATTAGTTAATTTTATTCTTTTGTTTACACCAGATTTAAGCGCACAAAAGACAAATATTATAATGCTTCTGGCTGATGATGCTGGTTATCACGATTTTGGTTTCCAAGGAAGTAAGACGATGCAAACACCTAACTTGGATCAACTAGCTTCCGAAGGAGTAGTTTTTAATCAGGCATATACCACAGCTGCAGTTTGTGGACCTTCAAGAGCAGGCCTTTTAACGGGAATGTACCAACAAAGGTATGGAATAGAAGAAAATAATGTTCCTGGTTATATGAGCGAATCCTCTAAGTTATTAGCAGATGAAATGGGATTGCCTCTGCATATTAAAACGGTGGCAGATTATCTTCATCCTTTGGGTTATAAATCATTAGTTTTAGGCAAATGGCATTTGGGTGGTGCAGATAAATATCATCCATTACACAGAGGTTTCGATGAATTTTATGGTTTTAGAGGAGGTGCGAGACCTTTTTATGCATTAAGTCAGAAAGAGGCTATTAATAAACCAGAAGATAGATTGGAAAGAGGTTTTAGAAATTTTAAAGAACCAGAGAATTACTTGACTGATGCTATTGCTGATGAGGCATGTGATTTTATTGATAGGAACCAGAAGAAACCATTTTTTGTTTATGTTTCATTTAATGCAGTTCATTCTCCTTTGCAAGCAGAAAAAGCCGATTTAGAAAAAGTGAAAGGTCTTACAGGGAAACGCAAAACATTGGCAGCCATGACTATTGCTTTAGATCGTGCTTGTGGTAAGATTCTAAAAAAAGTGAAAGAGCTTGGTTTGGAAGAAAATACACTAATTGTTTTTACAAATGATAACGGTGGCCCCGATGGAACCTTAACTTGCAATTATCCTTTAAGTGGTTGTAAATCTAATCATTTAGAGGGAGGAATTAGAGTTCCTTGTATCATGAAATTGCCTAAGGTAATTGAGGCAGGTTCGCAATATTCAAAAGCGGTTAGTATGCTGGATATGTTACCTACATTTGTGAATGCAGCTGGAGGTAATGCATCAAAAATTAAAGGTTTAGATGGTGTTGATTTATTGCCTTATCTAACTCATAAAACAAAATCGGCACCACATGAAATGTTATATTGGAAAAAAGAAAATAGAGGAACAATTCTAAAAGGAGACTGGAAAATGCTTCGTTTTCCTGATCGACCAGCAGAATTGTACAATCTGGCAAAGGATATTTCTGAAAATAACAATTTGGCATACAAATATCCCGAAAAAGTACGTGAACTTTTTAAGGATTTATGGAAATGGGAAGCTCAATTAGAGCGTCCGTTATGGCAATTGAAACGTATATATGAAGTGAATGCTATGAAACGAATCGATGAGAAAAGAACTCCCGTTTTAGACAAATAA